The following nucleotide sequence is from Lytechinus pictus isolate F3 Inbred chromosome 10, Lp3.0, whole genome shotgun sequence.
TCAAATGACACGAGAGTGCGCCAGCGCGGATCCTCCCCGCCCCTCACTACGGTTTCGGACCCCATGCCACCATCACCTCCCCCCTTGGCGGCAACTACAATGCCCCCACCTGTACCCACCTCCTCTGATTTCCCTAGTTTACCACCTCGTGATTGTGGGCCCCTTTCTACCTCAGCCACCCCCTCGCGCATCAGGAAGCCTCAATCCTCCCCACTGCACATACCTCTGACATCACCTGCTCAGCCGTCCAGCAATTCAACTACCACGCCCATAGTCGTGTCCTCCAAGTCCCCTCCCCCCAAATCTATTTCTGCGTGCCCTTCGCCTGTGTGGAAAACTCCCCCTTCACCTGTCCGAACTTTCTCTGAAGTTGTTTCAAAACGTAAGCAACTAACACCCGAATCAAACGAAAACAATACTACTCTTACTACACTGAAGGCCCCCTCTCCTCTTCGGAAAGTGGCCAGGAAAGCTCCCTCCTCCCAAACCGAAACCGTAGACTCTCCAACCTTAACGCAAGTCCTTGACTCCCAAACCCCCAATATCCCTCCTACCCCATCCTCCACAGTTGGAGATTCATCTACCGACACTGACTCCATGACTTGGGAAGATGCCCAAACGGATGAAGATGTCCCGAAGGAAGATGCACTCCCATTGACTCAAGGCCCCCTCTCCCAAGGCCAAATTGTGAAATTTCTGTCAAACGTAAAAGGGCGGAAAAAGCCTGCCCAGATTGCACggaaatatacatcaaatattCCAGGGCTAGTTAAACAATTAAAGCCCCTGAAAAACAGCCCCCTAGTAAAACGTAACATGCAGCAGAGGATATACAAATTGATCAGCACTCTGGAGAGCTAATTCCTTTTTACCTTCTCTCCATTCATTACGTACGCTCAAGTTGCTATAGCCATAATGGCACTGTCAATGCTGACCCTCAACACCAGAGGATGCTCCTCCCAAACTCAAAATGCCTCCTTCCGAGTTTATGTTGAGCAAATTGCATGCAACCCGCTCGTTGTATTTTTACAGGAAACTTACCACCTTAAAGATAGCAATCCTTGCTGGAGCAACTGGTCGCATAAACCTTTTTGCTCACCCGGTATTACTCGAGGGTCAGGAGTGACAACTTTGGTTAATAATTCTCAAGTCGATATTTTATCTACTTGTATTGTTTTTGATGGCTATATATTGTATAACAAGCTCTCCCATAATAACTGTATTTATCATGTATACAACACACTCATTCCTCAATCtgatgaaatggcaattaaagCTATTAATGCCCTTAATTGTCATATATCCACCTGTTGCGAAGATAATATTGTGATTGtgggtgattttaattgcactgaAAATCCTGCGATTGATCGTTTGTGCACGCTCACAGAACGCAGACCTAAACTTGTTACGGCTTTGCAAAATGTTCTGAATAAATCTTCTCTTTGTGATGCATGGCGTTTTCTAAatccaaatgaaaagaaattcacCTGGCAACGGCACAATCCAGCCAGTGCAAAGGGCTTTTCAAAGTCTAGATTAGATCGATTTTATGTACCATCGTGTCTAGTTTCTTATATTCATAAGTGTGAAATTATACCTTGTTCCTTATATGACCACTCTGCAGTTTCTCTAACCTTGAAATTTCCAATACGAGCTAAAGGAAAAAGTGCATATTGGATTTTTAATAACACTCTTTTGGAAGACGAAAGTTACATTGATATTATTCGTCTTTTTTGGTCAgattggcaaaaagaaaaaaatgacttcCCGAATCTTGCATCTTGGTGGGATTTCGGCAAGgttcatataaaatcaattactcaaatgtatagcaaaaaaatagtacaaaGGAAAAGGCAAGCTCTAATAGAAATTAACAAAGAGATTGATAAACTTCAGAGCGCAAAAGAATCTAGCCAACAAGATAAATATACTCTCGACGAGCATAGAAATGCATTAAACTCGttactgaaaaatgaagcaCGCGGAGCTCTTGTGAGGTCTCGCTTTAAATACACAAATGAAACAGACTCATGCTccaattttttcttcaacttagaaaaaaagaattccTTATCAAAAAGTATATCCCGCATTCGGCTCGCTTCGGGACGTATTTCGGAGAACCCTTCTGagataaaaaatcatgttcggGAATTTTATGAATCTCTTTACACTCGAAAGCCAACTGACAAGAGCGCCATCAATAGTTTACTTGTAAATATCAAGACGCTTGATCCGTCCTTATCAAAGGACCTTGAGAATCCAATATCTGTAGAAGAACTTGATAATGCTGTCAAGCAGCTAGGCAAAAATAAGTCTCCTGGTATCGATGGACTTACCTCTGAATTTTATCATGTCTTTTGGCCCATGCTCAAAGATGATTTTCTCGAAGTTCTTACCTCCTCTCTTGAATCTGGATTTTTACCATACTCTTTTAGGAGGGCGGTCATTACTTTACTCCCCAAAAAAGGAGACCTCGCTGATATTTCAAATTGGCGTCCCGTCTCCCTCCTCAACACAgactataaaatttttgctaggCTGCTTGCCAGTAGGCTAAAATCATGCATTGACCATGTTATTGGAAGAGACCAAAGTTATTGTATCCCCGGTCGTTCTATTTATGACAACATTAATCTCATTAGAGATATTTTGTTCTATGCAAACACTGATAATATTTCTTTGGCTGTATTGAACTTGGACCAGAAAAAGGCATTTGATAATGTAGATCATGTTTATCTATTCAATGTTATGAAACGCATGGGCTTTGGAagtcattttatatcttatatACAAATTCTGTATGAAGGGGCTGAAAGCCTTATTAAAGTGTGTGGATCCCTGACAGCTCCCTTCCCCTTTGAGAAAGGAATACGACAGGGATGCCCTCTATCAGGGTTGCTATATACTCTCGCCATTGAGCCTCTCCTGAACTCACTAAGAGAGAACGTGTCAAATCATGCATTAAATATCCCTGCTATTAACAAACGTTGTGTAGTATCTGCATATGCAGACGATGTATCGATATTTGTTACAGCCGATGCTGGCTTTGAATTAGTTGAACAAACTTACAATATGTTTAGTCTGGCCTCTGCTGCatgtttaaatacaaaaaaatcacaaggccTTTGGGTCGGCCGTTGGAAAGGGCGGAATGATAAACCCCTCAACTTTTCTTGGAATAGTGAAGGTCTCCCTTTTTTAGGAGTTCATTTAGGGAACACCTTTAATTATTCTAAACAAAACTGGATTAAATGTAAAGAAAGACTTAATAAGACTTTCATTTCGTGGTCTCGTTTATCGAACTCACTctcatttaaaggcaaggtattGATTGCAAACCAGCTCGCTgcatcaaaaatatttcatgttcttGCAGTTCTTTCTCCTCCTGAAAATGTATTAAACGAACTTCAGAatttaattgtgaattttatCTGGTCAAATAAGCGGCACTGGTTAAAGAAAGAAGTGTTGTATGAAAAACCTGACGAAGGAGGGCTGGGGCTAGCTTGTCTCCAAGCTCGTGTTCTAACTTACAGATTTTCGATTATTCAACGGTTTCTTTCGTTAAATTCTCATCCAGTAAATGactttatggctcattttctgAGACAGTATTGTAAATTAGGATTTGATTACCATTTGTTCTTTACAAGAATTGATCCTAAGTTTTACACAAGTCTTCCAGTTTACTATAGTGAAGTTCTGCGAGCTTGGTTGACATCTGGAGCTCGAATTGTGACACAATCCCTCTCTTTCAGCCATGCAATTAACATGCCCTTAAGTAGTTTTCATATTATTGATGCAATTgatgttgataatttttttccgacGCGCCTGATGGCATGCGGAGTGAAACTAGTTCGCCATTTGATAAACCACTCAACCGGTCTTTGGATTGAGAGTAGCTGTCTCCAAAAGAACTTTCCAAGAGGACTTCGACAACCATCATCGCGTCTCATCGAACGTGAAACATTACTCATTCGAACTGCACTCTCTAAAGTTTTTCCTACATATTTTAATGACTCAGGCTGTCAACACGAATACTCTGATTTATTGTCTGTTCCAGTAACTCCGATCAACTTCACTCTGGCTTCTTCCGAAAATGGACTTACTGCTTCTTCTAAAGCCATCTACACAATCTACAGGAAAGAACTAGATAACACGACAATCTCATCAAGCTCACATTGGCATGATACTGGATTTCTCGATCCATCTACAAAAGTGAActggctatctatctatcaactACCAACACCTAAAAAAGAGGCTGATATTCAATACAAACTCCTTCACAATATTTTACCGTCGCTCACTGTACTCCATCATCTTAATACagacatttcttctttttgcgGATGGTGCGGAGAAGCAGGAACCATTCAACATCTGTTCATCGAATGTAAAGGAATTCAACCCCCTCTCAATCTTCTTCATAGACTGTTGAACaatctcctcccctctctcaaACTTAATTTTGACCTGTACTGGGCACTCATTCCGCATGCCAGAGGGCGTGACAGAAAGATTATCCGCCTTgctaatttccttattattagtttaaaaagtacaatttattTTATGTACCGTACCTCAAATTTCACCGATCCACTTATAATTTGGTTACATCGTCTCAAAAACAGAATACTCTATGAATTTACTTATTACAAATTATGTTCTAATATTGATGCTTTTTCACGTAAATGGTGTATGAATAGATTACTTTTTACAATTAACGAGGGCAGCATTGCATGGCTCATTTaaacatttgattttataaCTCTGTGCTTGTAATCAACCTGATCtcatttgaatgtttatgtcaaactattcttttattatatacctgacttttgtgattataatttgtaaataaagttttcatttgaaaagtcaaagtctttctttctttctttctttctttctttctttctttctttctttctttctttctttctttctttctttctttctttctttctttctttctttctttctttctttctttctttctttcttcttctcccctatcctccattttgccaactggtacatgattttgccgactgccacgaatgttgggggggtgtcacacccccccataccccccctctagctacggccctgccAATGGTTACTTGCATGGAATCATTGATTTTGGAATggaatcattattattattattattgtcattagtttttattattattattattattagtagtagtagtagtagtactagaagtattTTATAACTACACTTTTATTACTTCTACATCAAGCCATGGTTTTTTAGCACATGGATTTTTGGCACAACTACTAAGCCCAATCATTAGATTTCAACATACTGCCTAGCAGTCAGATATTTCATTGCTGCTTCTAGGCCTATGGTATTATTGCAAGGTATGTAAACATGCATGAAATAATACGAACATTTACCAAATATGTTGCATTAGAGGTTAACTAATGATTTACCTTTCCCCTTTGTTTCCATGTTGAGTAATAGTTGGTTAAGATGcttttgttatcatcatcgtaattttattatcaatatcttCATAATACTGCAGACCGCGCATCAATCTCTCTCAATGAAAGAGAAAAGCAGATATTTTGTGTATTTCATGGCGGCAGTAAGATTTCTCGCATTGATCATGATAATCCAAACACAAGGGAGGACTACGTTCTACATTATCTTCAGGACCCCAGCAATATTATAGTGGCTGAAGATATTGGGTAACTGATATTTTGATTATTCTTATTCTTTAAAGCCAGTGTCCTGTGCTCCCTTTTATGCCTTAGGCGGTCACTGGAGGCGTGTGTTTCCGGCCATCTGTCGGTCAGTCGGTCCCATTTGCCTtcttatgataattataaattatttgatgaatcaGCTTCAAACTTGGTCCAAGTGTGCATATAGGAGTTACAATGATCTTAGTAATCTTAGACCCTAGGCTagggtcatgtcatcaaaggtcaaaGTCACAGGGTAAATTATGTGATAATAATAGctacgttttatttacccagggtagccacttcagtcaGGCAATTGCTCTACCAGCGGACCTtgcataacataataatgttatttttaccaGAAGGTCTCATTTTATAGGTCTTTGGTATGAttcggccgaggatcgaacacacgaccgttcatgaggcggacgctctaccactgagcctcCATGCCCGGATGTACCCGATCTTGTTCTCCTGTgattaaaaacaagtggaacgcctttgacagtctcgcctgcattacgtggttcaatatagcagcagtgctgactttgaaaacagctattgaataattattcacaaaagaaaacactcatatgataataaaatactacgtccattgacccaaaatgacctttgaccataatCATGTGACTTAGTTagacgtgtgcaaaacaatcattcatacttgattagcCTTAAGTGTATATTCCATGAACTAcacataaactttctaagttatgatgccaattcaacaaataccccaaacatggtCAAAGTGCATTGCCCTTCAATGACCtgtgatcttggtcatgtgacctgtaatgcgcacatgatattcagggatacattgttactctattatgtccaagtttcacgaactagatccataaacttttaaagttatgatgacagttccacaaatacccccaacattatcaaatttctttgaccctaaatgacctttaaactTGGTcaggtgacctgaaactcgcacaggatgttcaaggatatttaattgctcttatgtctaagtttcataaactacatccataacattttaaagttatgtgaacaattccacaaatacccacaacatggccaaagttcgttgaccctatttgacctttgaacttggtcatgtgacctcaaacttAGGCAGGATCTTTATTTATACACTACTACCCTTATgtcgaagtttcatgaactaagtccatatttcctagaaagctagggaacactttttgcgagagtaatcacgaatttccttgttgaccatagtagattgcgagacaaatgattaccctctagcgattatttcattccgcaataatgagcctatttagtattaagtccatatactttctaagttatgatgacatttcaaaaacttaaccttggttaagatttcgatattgattcccccaacatggtctaagctcattgaccctaaatgacctttgaccttagtcatgtgaactgaaactcaggcaggatgttcagtaatacttgattacctttatgtccaagttccatgaactagattcagatactttttaagttatgatgacatttcaaaaacttaaccttggttaagatttcaatgttgtcGACGAAAAGAAGTGTTTGAGGgatcatttttaaaattgtcTTATGAGTGcatgggcgcgtcgtggtctagtggttctgacttcCTGACTATCGCCTTTCAattaaacagagggtcgtgggttcgaatcctagccatggcgagTTTTCCTAcagcaagaaattcattcacactgtgctgcactcgacccaggatTAATTCcgtgcatgcactgagcgccggtgatggtagctcgagctaaagccggagtAATGATAGCAAGCACTTTGTgtcctcaggcaaaaagtgctatataaatccagctattattattattattatattggtGGAACAGTAGTGTGATAAGAGTTTAGGGTCAAAGAGGTCAAAGATGAAAGATGACAGAGGTCATTACCCCTCATTACATCCATTGCAATCAACCTTTTGATGATTAATCTTCAAACTTGGCTCATGTATAATGCCAGAAAACAATCAGACTACATTTTGGGGTTGTTATGTGGGTTAGTTTGACTCTGAGATTGAAAATTGATATACAGTTCAGGTCCAGCCAGTCTGGTTGTTAATGTGTGTATGGAGTGCCAACATCACTGTCTCAatatgtatatgtgtgtgtgaaatGGACATAAGATAACATATGACATCCCCCTTACGGAGAATAAAACTGAGTCcatgggcctgttgcataaaactttttacctgagaaactctggtaaaaactgaaaacaaaggttagtctgatttctgccattgactttaacacagggcaaaaactccggtaaaaacaacctgagttttctcaggtaaaaagttttatgcaacgggccccataTATAAAGTCCCAATCGAGATTTCCAGGGACGAAGTCCTTAAGATCCAAATCAATATAGGTCGACTGAAGGTAAGTGGTTGTCTGAAGGTAAGTGGTTGTTTAAAGGTCCACTAATAATAGCTTGAGGAGGATAGATTTTTTGAAGATCCGGTTCCAGACATGCGTGTAATGGCTAAGGACAATCAATAGGTGAGCCTGTTAGGCTTCTTAACATGACGGCCACTGTGGGTGATGTTTGGGCCATCAGCATGTGGGGGCGAGTCCTGACGAGACAAGGGAGATGGTGGTGCAGTAGCCTTGTCTTCAGGTGTTGCATTTGGTGCTGGTATCACCAGGTCACGGTGAGGAAGCCTATGTCGGGCATCTGCACGCTGTTTTCTGTTCCTTCGCAATAGACGACCATTTGGCGTCTCCACCAGGTAGGATCTAGGCTCTGGAAGTTTGTCTCGGACAGTAGCTGGAAACCAATGTCCAGTTCGATGGTCCTGGACTCTGACAAGTTGACCAGCTGTAAGAGGTGGTAAGTCATGTGCCGACTTGTCATGGTAGTACTTCTGGGTCTCCTGTCTCTGTTGTAAGCGCCGGTAGACATTGTCGCGGTATGAAGCGTTGTTTGGAATTCTCACAGGGAGAttattcttcatctttcttccaTAGAGTAGCTCAGCTGGACTTGGGATGCAGCTATCTATTGGGGTGGCACGGATACACAGCAGAGCCATGTTAGGGTCTATGCCACTCGCCTTAGCTTTCTTGAGCGTGTTCTTCACAGTTTGGATCATCCGCTGAATGAAGCCATTCGATCTGGGGTAGTTGGGAGAGGAAGTCTCATGGTTAAATCCCCACTGTGTTGCGAACTCTCTGTAGGTGGAGGAGTCAAAGTGTCTACCGTTGTCACTGATGATGCGTTCTGGGACACCCTGTTCAGCAAACAACTGACGTGTTGCATTGACAACAGCAGCACTAGTAAACTCATGTGGCATCTTGCGGAAGAAGGGGAACTTCGAAAAGTAATCTGCGATGATGAGATAATTGTTCCATTCGAAGCAAAACAAGTCTGTACCCAAGACTTGTCAAGGTCTAGTTGGTATATCATGCTGTAGAAGACTCTTGGCAGACTGTGCAGTCCTTCACCATATCCTCAATGTAATCATTGATAGATTCCCAGTACACTGAAGCCTTAGCCCGAAGTCTTGTCTTCTCGATACCATGGTGACTCTCGTGGAGCTTGGACAGTATGTATTCTCTCATACTCATAGGGATTAGGATATGTTCTCCTTTCAGGATCAGTCCATCCTCGACAGCAAGCTCGTCACGGAAAGCCCAGTAGCTCTGAAGATGTATTGGTAAATCTCGTCTTCTCTCTGGCCAGCCTCTAACGACAACCTCCCGGAGCGCTGCAAACTCAGCATCTTTGGCTGTTTCCTCCTTCAACTGACTCAAACGGTCTGGAGCGAATTGTACAAAGTTGATTTGCAGGTCAAGGGGAGTGTGTTCTGGTGGACCAAGTGGACGCCTGGACAAGCAGTCAGCTACCGGTACATCCTTTCCTGGTCTGTAGACAATAGTAAGCGCGTATGGCTGAAGACGAAGAAGCATACGCTGGAGTCTGGGTGGAGCTGCTACTAAGTGCTTGTGTTGTATCATCTCTAGAGGTCTGTGATCTGTTTCCACGGTGATGCTCTTTCCATACAGGAATGTGTGGAAGCGCTCACAACCAAAGACGACAGCGAGTAACTCCCGCTCAATGTTTGCGTACCTCTTCTCTGCGTCACTGAGGGCCTTGGATGCAAACGCGATAGCCTTGCCATCTTGAAGGAGCATTGCCCCTAATCCTTGTAGGGAAGCATCGACCTGAAGCACCGTTGGTTTGCTGACATCAAAGTATGCTTGAGTGGCGTCATGACAGATCTTGTCACGCAGATCATTGAATGTGGTCTCATGACTTGGAGTCCATTGGACGTCAGAGTCTTGCTTCAAGAGACCACGTAGGCTATCAGTCTGAGCTGAGAGGTTTGGTATGAAGGGACTGAGGTAGGTTATCATGCCAAGAAACTCCCGAAGTTGGCTCTTGTTCTCAGGCGGAGACATCGACTTGATCGCCTCAACCTTATGAGGATCTGGGTGGACACCTTCAGCATCATACATCATACCAAAGAAGGCAACCTGATTGACCTTTATGCTGCACTTGCCACTGTTGAACTGCAGACCATACTTTGTGGCTTGTGACTTGAGTTGATTCAGGTTCTGGTCATATTTCTCTTCACTCTTGCCGAAGACCACAATGTCATCTGCGATTCCTATTGTCCCCGGGCAACCTTCAAGGATttaatcccaccgctgccaccatggTATGTGGGTTAGTTTGACTCTAAGATAGACTGAAATAACGACACGGATTGAGAATTTATATACAGTTCAGGTCCAGCCAGCCTGGTTGTTAATGTGTGTATGGAGAGCTAACATCACTGTCTCAATATgtattcaagttcaagttcaatttattcaaaaaaccAGACACATTATGGGTACAAATCAATGATCAGATggtacaaaagaatacatgatacAATATGAACGGTTTTCTAGGACCCCGAAGAAGCACAGCTTGTGAGTGGGGCCCTATATACCTCTAAATAAGATGTAGATCTAAAtgtataaaatgacaaaggagaatacataataaacagatatatcgactacaaatatgtacaaaatgtacattaaacaagtgtcagcataaacacaaacacactcacacacaccctcacacacacacacacacacacacacacacacacacacacacgcaaacaCACATGACTATAGGGTGGCCAACTAcgagatacatgtaaaacataatAGACTCTATGGAAGAAAAACTTTCTAAATTAACTAAGATAATAGATTGTCAAAGAGGTATTTTTTACATTGCACTTTAAACCGATAAAGAGTTGTACAGTTCCTAATATCAGAAGGTAACCTGTTCCACTCCTTGATACGGGTTGCTATGAAAGAATTTAAGGATACATTAGTTCTTACATAAGGTCGGTGGATAAAGTTATGTTGACGtgtattgtaattgtgtatCTGAGA
It contains:
- the LOC135155825 gene encoding uncharacterized protein K02A2.6-like, encoding MPHEFTSAAVVNATRQLFAEQGVPERIISDNGRHFDSSTYREFATQWGFNHETSSPNYPRSNGFIQRMIQTVKNTLKKAKASGIDPNMALLCIRATPIDSCIPSPAELLYGRKMKNNLPVRIPNNASYRDNVYRRLQQRQETQKYYHDKSAHDLPPLTAGQLVRVQDHRTGHWFPATVRDKLPEPRSYLVETPNGRLLRRNRKQRADARHRLPHRDLVIPAPNATPEDKATAPPSPLSRQDSPPHADGPNITHSGRHVKKPNRLTY